One region of Solanum pennellii chromosome 6, SPENNV200 genomic DNA includes:
- the LOC107023239 gene encoding elongation factor 1-gamma 2-like: protein MALILHSTDNNKNASKALIAAEYTGVKVDLAKDFQMGVSNKTPEFLEMNPIGKVPVLQTPDGPVFESNAIARYVTKTKPNNPLFGSSLIDYAQIEQWNDFSATEIDANIARWLYPRLGYAVYISQAEEGAVAALKRALGALNTHLASNTYLVGHCITLADIIMVCNLSIGFRMILTKSFTKEFPHVERYFWTVVNQPNFVKILGEVKQAESIPAVQSKPAQPEKLKAKEEPKKEVKKEEPSPVEEEAAPKPKAKNPLDLLPPSKMILDDWKRLYSNTKTNFREVAVKGFWDMYDPEGYSLWFCDYKYNDENTVSFVTLNKVGGFLQRMELVRKYAFGKMLIVGSEAPFKVQGLWLFRGKEIPKFVMEEVYDMELYEWKEVDINDEAQKERVSQMIEDHEPFEGQALLDAKCFK, encoded by the exons ATGGCTCTG ATTTTGCATTCAAcagacaacaacaaaaatgcCTCAAAGGCACTCATTGCAGCTGAGTACACAGGTGTTAAGGTTGATCTTGCAAAGGACTTCCAGATGGGTGTATCCAACAAGACACCTGAGTTTCTTGAGATGAATCCCATTGGAAAG GTTCCTGTGCTTCAAACACCTGATGGACCTGTTTTTGAGAGCAATGCCATTGCGCGTTATG TTACCAaaacaaagcccaacaatcctCTTTTTGGCTCTTCATTGATTGATTAT GCTCAAATTGAACAATGGAATGATTTTTCTGCCACTGAAATTGATGCAAACATTGCACGATGGCTGTACCCACGCCTCGGCTATGCTGTATACATCTCTCAA GCTGAGGAAGGTGCAGTAGCTGCATTAAAGAGAGCGCTTGGTGCTTTGAACACCCATCTTGCATCTAACACATACTTGGTTGGACATTGTATCACATTGGCTGACATCATCATGGTCTGTAACTTGAGCATTGGTTTTAGGATGATATTGACCAAGAGCTTTACCAAGGAATTTCCACATGTAGAGAGATATTTCTGGACTGTTGTTAATCAGCCTAATTTCGTCAAGATATTGGGTGAGGTGAAACAAGCTGAATCTATCCCTGCTGTGCAATCCAAGCCTGCACAACCTGAAAAACTCAAGGCTAAGGAGGAGCCAAAGAAGGAGGTTAAGAAGGAAGAACCAAGTCCTGTAGAGGAGGAAGCAGCACCCAAGCCTAAGGCAAAGAATCCTCTTGATTTATTGCCTCCAAGTAAGATGATTCTGGATGATTGGAAGAGGCTTTACTCCAACACCAAGACTAACTTCCGTGAGGTTGCTGTTAAAG GTTTCTGGGACATGTATGACCCCGAAGGATATTCTCTCTGGTTTTGTGATTACAAGTACAATGATGAGAACACAGTTTCGTTTGTAACCTTGAACAAGGTTGGTGGTTTTCTGCAGAGGATGGAGCTGGTACGCAAGTATGCTTTTGGTAAGATGTTGATTGTTGGTTCTGAGGCCCCATTCAAGGTGCAGGGCTTGTGGCTTTTCCGTGGGAAGGAAATTCCCAAGTTTGTTATGGAGGAAGTGTATGACATGGAACTCTATGAATGGAAGGAAGTAGACATCAATGATGAGGCCCAGAAGGAGCGAGTTAGCCAAATGATTGAAGATCACGAGCCTTTTGAGGGACAGGCTTTGTTGGACGCCAAGTGCTTCAAGTAA